A stretch of DNA from Acinetobacter sp. C26M:
GTTTGCGTTGGAAATATTTGCCGTAGCCCGATGGCGGAGTATTTACTAAAACAACAACATCCAGATTTTCAAATTGAATCTGCTGGTATTTCTGGGCTGATTGGACATGCTGCTGATGCTAAAGCCCAGTTATGTATGCAACGTTTAAATATTGATATGAGTGCGCATGTTGCACAGAAACTCAGAGCAGATCACCTGAAAAAGGCAGATTTGATTTTAGTGATGAGCAATAATCAGCAAAAGCATATTGAGCAAAGTTGGCCTTTTGCAAAAGGTAAAGTATTTCGTCTGGGCCATTGGCAAAACAAAAATGTACCTGATCCCTACCAACATGATCAAACTTTTTTTGATGATACCTGTCTGCTAATTCAACAGTG
This window harbors:
- a CDS encoding low molecular weight protein-tyrosine-phosphatase → MDIKTILVVCVGNICRSPMAEYLLKQQHPDFQIESAGISGLIGHAADAKAQLCMQRLNIDMSAHVAQKLRADHLKKADLILVMSNNQQKHIEQSWPFAKGKVFRLGHWQNKNVPDPYQHDQTFFDDTCLLIQQCVADWKNYI